In a genomic window of Rhododendron vialii isolate Sample 1 chromosome 12a, ASM3025357v1:
- the LOC131311278 gene encoding ribonuclease J isoform X2: protein MAAFSALSICPYRFSFPPSPNNSRILCSVASPSSMGTHDRNVRLERSRRLEGRGKSMEDSVQRKMDQFYEGSDGPPLRILPIGGLGEIGMNCMLVGNYDRYILIDAGIMFPDSDELGVQKIIPDTTFIKKWSHKIEAVIITHGHEDHIGALPWVIPALDSHTPIFASSFTMELIKKRLREFGMFVPNRLKILRTRRRFCAGPFEIEPIRVTHSIPDCCGLVLRCADGTILHTGDWKIDESPLDGNVFDREALEELSKEGVTLMMSDSTNVLSPGRTISEAVVADALLRHISAAKGRVITTQFASNIHRLGSMKAAADLTGRKLVFVGMSLRSYLDAAWKDGKAPIDPSTLVQAEDIDAYAPKDLLIVTTGSQAEPRAALNLASYGSSHSLKLSKEDIVLYSAKVIPGNGTRVMKMLNRITEIGSTVVMGKNELLHSSGHGHREELEEVLKIVKPQHFLPIHGELLFLKEHELLGKSTGIRHSTVIKNGEMLGVSHLRNRRVLSNGFLSLGKENLQLMYSDGNKAFGTSTDLCLDERLRIALDGIIVVSMEISRPQDADGLDEKLKGKIKITTRCLWLDKGKLLDALHKAADASLSGCPVNCPLAHVERTVSEVLRKMVRKYSSKRPDVIVIASENPEAVLLHDLDARLSGELRVGIEMSDGHPKRRRPTEIQEEDGSSRIHPLNNTQQELCERIQDERLLFEEATTSGSESQEKPSVNSELDDFRKSSILSSPTGLVVEDSNGSIPQEEHREKNAKESEVHDCVEIPTSGLKSSEPAKQNKWTPDEVMKLIDMRGQLHSRFQVVKRRMSLWEEISSNLLADGINRTPGQCRSQWTSLVKKYKESKSDEQSKKSWPYFEDMNKILSDLEAPAT from the exons ATGGCAGCTTTCAGTGCTCTGTCTATCTGTCCGTACAGATTCTCCTTTCCGCCAAGCCCTAACAACAGTCGCATTTTGTGCTCTGTCGCCTCTCCTTCTTCAATGG GTACGCATGATCGTAATGTACGTCTTGAAAGATCAAGAAGATTGGAAGGGCGTGGGAAAAGCATGGAAGACTCCGTTCAGCGCAAGATGGACCAGTTTTATGAAGGCTCTGATGGCCCACCTCTCCGTATCCTTCCAATTGGTGGCCTGGGTGAAATTGGGATGAATTGCATGCTTGTTGGGAATTATGATCGTTATATTCTGATTGATGCTGGTATCATGTTTCCAGA CTCCGATGAGCTTGGTGTCCAGAAAATTATACCTGATACTACctttatcaaaaaatggagtcACAAAATTGAAGCAGTCATCATTACACATGGCCACGAAGATCACATTGGTGCCTTGCCCTGG GTTATTCCAGCATTGGATTCCCATACACCAATATTTGCCTCATCCTTCACAATGGAG CTCATCAAGAAGCGTTTGAGGGAGTTTGGGATGTTTGTTCCAAATAGGCTTAAGATACTTAGAACAAGGAGGAGATTCTGTGCCGGACCATTCGAAATCGAGCCTATCAGGGTCACCCATTCTATTCCTGATTGTTGTGGATTGGTTCTCCGATGTGCTGATGGGACTATACTTCATACTGGGGACTGGAAG ATTGACGAGTCACCATTGGATGGGAACGTTTTTGATCGTGAAGCACTTGAGGAACTCTCAAAAGAGGGTGTGACATTG ATGATGAGTGACTCCACCAATGTGCTCTCACCTGGAAGGACAATCAGTGAAGCTGTTGTAGCTGATGCACTGTTGAGGCACATTTCAGCTGCTAAAGGAAGGGTAATTACTACACAGTTTGCATCAAATATTCATCGACTTGGAAGCATGAAAGCTGCGGCTGATTTAACTGGCAGAAAGTTG GTATTTGTTGGCATGTCCTTAAGGTCATACCTTGATGCTGCATGGAAAGATGGAAAGGCACCGATTGATCCATCAACTCTG GTACAAGCTGAAGACATTGATGCTTATGCTCCAAAGGATTTGCTAATTGTCACTACTGGATCTCAA GCAGAACCTCGTGCTGCACTGAATCTTGCATCATATGGAAGTAGTCATTCACTCAAATTGAGCAAAGAAGACATAGTTCTGTACTCTGCGAAG GTGATCCCTGGTAATGGCACCCGCGTAATGAAAATGCTTAACCGTATAACGGAGATTGGATCAACTGTGGTAATGGGAAAGAATGAGCTGCTGCACTCATCTGGTCATGGGCATCGTGAGGAATTG GAGGAAGTACTGAAGATTGTGAAGCCACAACATTTTCTACCGATCCATGGAGAACTCTTATTCCTGAAAGAGCATGAATTACTAGGAAAATCAACAGGGATTCGTCACAGTACT GTTATAAAGAATGGAGAAATGCTTGGGGTTTCACATTTGAGGAACAGAAGAGTGCTGTCTAATGGGTTTTTATCACTAGGGAAGGAGAATTTACAG TTGATGTATAGCGATGGTAATAAAGCTTTTGGTACATCCACCGACCTTTGCCTTGACGAGAGACTAAGAATTGCACTGGACGGTATTATAGTGGTCAG CATGGAAATTTCACGACCTCAAGATGCTGATGGCTTGGACGAgaaattaaaagggaaaataaaaatcacaaCACGTTGCTTGTGGCTTGACAAAGGAAAGCTTTTGGATGCCCTCCACAAGGCTGCCGATGCTTCACTCTCTGGTTGTCCTGTAAATTGTCCTCTAGCCCACGTGGAAAGAACTGTGTCCGAGGTTTTGAGAAAAATGGTACGAAAGTACAGTAGTAAAAGGCCAGATGTCATTGTAATTGCTTCAGAAAATCCCGAAGCAGTTCTCCTTCATGATCTGGACGCAAGGCTATCTGGTGAATTGCGTGTTGGTATTGAGATGTCAGATGGTCATCCGAAAAGGAGACGACCAACTGAGATACAAGAGGAAGATGGCAGCAGCAGGATCCATCCATTAAACAACACACAACAAGAATTAT GTGAACGTATTCAAGATGAAAGACTGCTATTTGAGGAAGCCACGACTTCAGGTTCTGAGTCGCAAGAGAAGCCTTCTGTCAATTCCGAGTTAGATGATTTCCGGAAGTCATCCATACTATCATCACCGACTGGTCTGGTAGTAGAAGATAGCAATGGTTCTATTCCACAGGAGGAACATAGGGAGAAGAATGCGAAAGAGAGTGAGGTTCATGACTGCGTTGAAATTCCGACATCAGGATTAAAATCTTCTGAGCCTGCAAAACAGAACAAGTGGACACCTGATGAGGTTATGAAGCTAATTGATATGCGTGGGCAACTCCATAGCAGATTCCAAGTTGTGAAGCGGCGAATGTCTCTTTGGGAAGAGATATCTTCGAATCTGCTGGCTGATGGGATTAATCGAACTCCTGGGCAGTGCAGATCTCAGTGGACATCTCTGGTTAAGAAATACAAG GAAAGCAAGAGTGACGAGCAAAGTAAGAAAAGCTGGCCTTACTTTGAGGACATGAACAAGATTTTATCTGATTTGGAGGCACCAGCAACATGA
- the LOC131311280 gene encoding probable adenylate kinase 7, mitochondrial produces MAGTIGLKTSAATAAAIRRLIVAAPPLTRLLHLVNTQPYATSAFATAQPQLDNDYYYHHRYNNSENQQKESEAVPMVDSEGFVPTKGVQWVFIGYPGAKKHVYAEKISKLLEVPHISIGSLVRQDLSPSSSLYKQIANAVNQGKLVPEDIMFGLLSKRLKDGYCKGETGFILDGIPRTQIQAEILDKLLDIELVVNFKCAEDCLLEHHGDNVFSHSHQSDRFSGSGCGSLNVDSPRTQTKYSFCNGKAHIHHKQMKPVEDYYKKQNKLINFQVGSAPGETWRGLLAALHLQHINAAHCRLTSGSTGV; encoded by the exons ATGGCCGGAACTATCGGCCTGAAAACCTCCGCCGCCACCGCTGCCGCCATCCGTCGCCTAATCGTAGCTGCCCCTCCCCTCACACGGCTTCTCCACCTCGTCAACACCCAACCCTACGCAACCTCCGCCTTCGCGACCGCTCAGCCGCAGCTCGACAACGATTACTACTACCACCACCGCTACAACAACAGCGAAAACCAGCAAAAGGAATCGGAGGCAGTTCCGATGGTGGACTCGGAGGGATTCGTTCCGACGAAAGGCGTGCAATGGGTGTTCATTGGCTACCCCGGCGCAAAGAAGCACGTGTACGCCGAGAAGATCTCAAAGCTTCTAGAAGTTCCTCATATCTCCATTGGTAGCCTCGTTCGTCAAGACCTCAGCCCTAGTTCCTCTCTCTACAAACAA ATTGCAAATGCAGTGAACCAGGGAAAGCTTGTTCCCGAAGACATAATGTTTGGGCTATTGTCAAAGAGGCTGAAAGATGGGTATTGCAAAGGAGAAACTGGATTTATTCTTGATGGGATTCCTCGAACACAAATACAAGCA GAGATCCTTGACAAACTTCTTGATATTGAGCTGGTTGTGAATTTCAAATGTGCGGAGGATTGCTTGTTGGAACACCATGGTGATAACGTCTTTTCTCACTCTCATCAATCTGATCGTTTCAGTGGATCCGGTTGTGGAAGTCTTAATGTGGACTCCCCAAGGACACAAACAAAGTATTCCTTCTGTAATGGAAAAGCCCATATCCACCACAAGCAG ATGAAGCCCGTGGAAGATTACTACAAGAAACAGAATAAACTCATCAATTTTCAAGTAGGCAGTGCACCAGGAGAGACCTGGAGGGGACTTTTGGCTGCATTACATCTCCAGCATATTAATGCTGCCCATTGTAGATTGACCTCGGGATCCACTGGAGTGTGA
- the LOC131311278 gene encoding ribonuclease J isoform X3, with protein MELIKKRLREFGMFVPNRLKILRTRRRFCAGPFEIEPIRVTHSIPDCCGLVLRCADGTILHTGDWKIDESPLDGNVFDREALEELSKEGVTLMMSDSTNVLSPGRTISEAVVADALLRHISAAKGRVITTQFASNIHRLGSMKAAADLTGRKLVFVGMSLRSYLDAAWKDGKAPIDPSTLVQAEDIDAYAPKDLLIVTTGSQAEPRAALNLASYGSSHSLKLSKEDIVLYSAKVIPGNGTRVMKMLNRITEIGSTVVMGKNELLHSSGHGHREELEEVLKIVKPQHFLPIHGELLFLKEHELLGKSTGIRHSTVIKNGEMLGVSHLRNRRVLSNGFLSLGKENLQLMYSDGNKAFGTSTDLCLDERLRIALDGIIVVSMEISRPQDADGLDEKLKGKIKITTRCLWLDKGKLLDALHKAADASLSGCPVNCPLAHVERTVSEVLRKMVRKYSSKRPDVIVIASENPEAVLLHDLDARLSGELRVGIEMSDGHPKRRRPTEIQEEDGSSRIHPLNNTQQELCERIQDERLLFEEATTSGSESQEKPSVNSELDDFRKSSILSSPTGLVVEDSNGSIPQEEHREKNAKESEVHDCVEIPTSGLKSSEPAKQNKWTPDEVMKLIDMRGQLHSRFQVVKRRMSLWEEISSNLLADGINRTPGQCRSQWTSLVKKYKESKSDEQSKKSWPYFEDMNKILSDLEAPAT; from the exons ATGGAG CTCATCAAGAAGCGTTTGAGGGAGTTTGGGATGTTTGTTCCAAATAGGCTTAAGATACTTAGAACAAGGAGGAGATTCTGTGCCGGACCATTCGAAATCGAGCCTATCAGGGTCACCCATTCTATTCCTGATTGTTGTGGATTGGTTCTCCGATGTGCTGATGGGACTATACTTCATACTGGGGACTGGAAG ATTGACGAGTCACCATTGGATGGGAACGTTTTTGATCGTGAAGCACTTGAGGAACTCTCAAAAGAGGGTGTGACATTG ATGATGAGTGACTCCACCAATGTGCTCTCACCTGGAAGGACAATCAGTGAAGCTGTTGTAGCTGATGCACTGTTGAGGCACATTTCAGCTGCTAAAGGAAGGGTAATTACTACACAGTTTGCATCAAATATTCATCGACTTGGAAGCATGAAAGCTGCGGCTGATTTAACTGGCAGAAAGTTG GTATTTGTTGGCATGTCCTTAAGGTCATACCTTGATGCTGCATGGAAAGATGGAAAGGCACCGATTGATCCATCAACTCTG GTACAAGCTGAAGACATTGATGCTTATGCTCCAAAGGATTTGCTAATTGTCACTACTGGATCTCAA GCAGAACCTCGTGCTGCACTGAATCTTGCATCATATGGAAGTAGTCATTCACTCAAATTGAGCAAAGAAGACATAGTTCTGTACTCTGCGAAG GTGATCCCTGGTAATGGCACCCGCGTAATGAAAATGCTTAACCGTATAACGGAGATTGGATCAACTGTGGTAATGGGAAAGAATGAGCTGCTGCACTCATCTGGTCATGGGCATCGTGAGGAATTG GAGGAAGTACTGAAGATTGTGAAGCCACAACATTTTCTACCGATCCATGGAGAACTCTTATTCCTGAAAGAGCATGAATTACTAGGAAAATCAACAGGGATTCGTCACAGTACT GTTATAAAGAATGGAGAAATGCTTGGGGTTTCACATTTGAGGAACAGAAGAGTGCTGTCTAATGGGTTTTTATCACTAGGGAAGGAGAATTTACAG TTGATGTATAGCGATGGTAATAAAGCTTTTGGTACATCCACCGACCTTTGCCTTGACGAGAGACTAAGAATTGCACTGGACGGTATTATAGTGGTCAG CATGGAAATTTCACGACCTCAAGATGCTGATGGCTTGGACGAgaaattaaaagggaaaataaaaatcacaaCACGTTGCTTGTGGCTTGACAAAGGAAAGCTTTTGGATGCCCTCCACAAGGCTGCCGATGCTTCACTCTCTGGTTGTCCTGTAAATTGTCCTCTAGCCCACGTGGAAAGAACTGTGTCCGAGGTTTTGAGAAAAATGGTACGAAAGTACAGTAGTAAAAGGCCAGATGTCATTGTAATTGCTTCAGAAAATCCCGAAGCAGTTCTCCTTCATGATCTGGACGCAAGGCTATCTGGTGAATTGCGTGTTGGTATTGAGATGTCAGATGGTCATCCGAAAAGGAGACGACCAACTGAGATACAAGAGGAAGATGGCAGCAGCAGGATCCATCCATTAAACAACACACAACAAGAATTAT GTGAACGTATTCAAGATGAAAGACTGCTATTTGAGGAAGCCACGACTTCAGGTTCTGAGTCGCAAGAGAAGCCTTCTGTCAATTCCGAGTTAGATGATTTCCGGAAGTCATCCATACTATCATCACCGACTGGTCTGGTAGTAGAAGATAGCAATGGTTCTATTCCACAGGAGGAACATAGGGAGAAGAATGCGAAAGAGAGTGAGGTTCATGACTGCGTTGAAATTCCGACATCAGGATTAAAATCTTCTGAGCCTGCAAAACAGAACAAGTGGACACCTGATGAGGTTATGAAGCTAATTGATATGCGTGGGCAACTCCATAGCAGATTCCAAGTTGTGAAGCGGCGAATGTCTCTTTGGGAAGAGATATCTTCGAATCTGCTGGCTGATGGGATTAATCGAACTCCTGGGCAGTGCAGATCTCAGTGGACATCTCTGGTTAAGAAATACAAG GAAAGCAAGAGTGACGAGCAAAGTAAGAAAAGCTGGCCTTACTTTGAGGACATGAACAAGATTTTATCTGATTTGGAGGCACCAGCAACATGA
- the LOC131311278 gene encoding ribonuclease J isoform X1 yields MAAFSALSICPYRFSFPPSPNNSRILCSVASPSSMGTHDRNVRLERSRRLEGRGKSMEDSVQRKMDQFYEGSDGPPLRILPIGGLGEIGMNCMLVGNYDRYILIDAGIMFPDSDELGVQKIIPDTTFIKKWSHKIEAVIITHGHEDHIGALPWVIPALDSHTPIFASSFTMELIKKRLREFGMFVPNRLKILRTRRRFCAGPFEIEPIRVTHSIPDCCGLVLRCADGTILHTGDWKIDESPLDGNVFDREALEELSKEGVTLMMSDSTNVLSPGRTISEAVVADALLRHISAAKGRVITTQFASNIHRLGSMKAAADLTGRKLVFVGMSLRSYLDAAWKDGKAPIDPSTLVQAEDIDAYAPKDLLIVTTGSQVRLFEGFAMLTSVALLDCCGLTSFPLCQAEPRAALNLASYGSSHSLKLSKEDIVLYSAKVIPGNGTRVMKMLNRITEIGSTVVMGKNELLHSSGHGHREELEEVLKIVKPQHFLPIHGELLFLKEHELLGKSTGIRHSTVIKNGEMLGVSHLRNRRVLSNGFLSLGKENLQLMYSDGNKAFGTSTDLCLDERLRIALDGIIVVSMEISRPQDADGLDEKLKGKIKITTRCLWLDKGKLLDALHKAADASLSGCPVNCPLAHVERTVSEVLRKMVRKYSSKRPDVIVIASENPEAVLLHDLDARLSGELRVGIEMSDGHPKRRRPTEIQEEDGSSRIHPLNNTQQELCERIQDERLLFEEATTSGSESQEKPSVNSELDDFRKSSILSSPTGLVVEDSNGSIPQEEHREKNAKESEVHDCVEIPTSGLKSSEPAKQNKWTPDEVMKLIDMRGQLHSRFQVVKRRMSLWEEISSNLLADGINRTPGQCRSQWTSLVKKYKESKSDEQSKKSWPYFEDMNKILSDLEAPAT; encoded by the exons ATGGCAGCTTTCAGTGCTCTGTCTATCTGTCCGTACAGATTCTCCTTTCCGCCAAGCCCTAACAACAGTCGCATTTTGTGCTCTGTCGCCTCTCCTTCTTCAATGG GTACGCATGATCGTAATGTACGTCTTGAAAGATCAAGAAGATTGGAAGGGCGTGGGAAAAGCATGGAAGACTCCGTTCAGCGCAAGATGGACCAGTTTTATGAAGGCTCTGATGGCCCACCTCTCCGTATCCTTCCAATTGGTGGCCTGGGTGAAATTGGGATGAATTGCATGCTTGTTGGGAATTATGATCGTTATATTCTGATTGATGCTGGTATCATGTTTCCAGA CTCCGATGAGCTTGGTGTCCAGAAAATTATACCTGATACTACctttatcaaaaaatggagtcACAAAATTGAAGCAGTCATCATTACACATGGCCACGAAGATCACATTGGTGCCTTGCCCTGG GTTATTCCAGCATTGGATTCCCATACACCAATATTTGCCTCATCCTTCACAATGGAG CTCATCAAGAAGCGTTTGAGGGAGTTTGGGATGTTTGTTCCAAATAGGCTTAAGATACTTAGAACAAGGAGGAGATTCTGTGCCGGACCATTCGAAATCGAGCCTATCAGGGTCACCCATTCTATTCCTGATTGTTGTGGATTGGTTCTCCGATGTGCTGATGGGACTATACTTCATACTGGGGACTGGAAG ATTGACGAGTCACCATTGGATGGGAACGTTTTTGATCGTGAAGCACTTGAGGAACTCTCAAAAGAGGGTGTGACATTG ATGATGAGTGACTCCACCAATGTGCTCTCACCTGGAAGGACAATCAGTGAAGCTGTTGTAGCTGATGCACTGTTGAGGCACATTTCAGCTGCTAAAGGAAGGGTAATTACTACACAGTTTGCATCAAATATTCATCGACTTGGAAGCATGAAAGCTGCGGCTGATTTAACTGGCAGAAAGTTG GTATTTGTTGGCATGTCCTTAAGGTCATACCTTGATGCTGCATGGAAAGATGGAAAGGCACCGATTGATCCATCAACTCTG GTACAAGCTGAAGACATTGATGCTTATGCTCCAAAGGATTTGCTAATTGTCACTACTGGATCTCAAGTACGTCTATTTGAAGGATTTGCAATGTTGACCTCAGTTGCATTATTGGACTGTTGTGGCTTGACTTCATTTCCGTTGTGTCAGGCAGAACCTCGTGCTGCACTGAATCTTGCATCATATGGAAGTAGTCATTCACTCAAATTGAGCAAAGAAGACATAGTTCTGTACTCTGCGAAG GTGATCCCTGGTAATGGCACCCGCGTAATGAAAATGCTTAACCGTATAACGGAGATTGGATCAACTGTGGTAATGGGAAAGAATGAGCTGCTGCACTCATCTGGTCATGGGCATCGTGAGGAATTG GAGGAAGTACTGAAGATTGTGAAGCCACAACATTTTCTACCGATCCATGGAGAACTCTTATTCCTGAAAGAGCATGAATTACTAGGAAAATCAACAGGGATTCGTCACAGTACT GTTATAAAGAATGGAGAAATGCTTGGGGTTTCACATTTGAGGAACAGAAGAGTGCTGTCTAATGGGTTTTTATCACTAGGGAAGGAGAATTTACAG TTGATGTATAGCGATGGTAATAAAGCTTTTGGTACATCCACCGACCTTTGCCTTGACGAGAGACTAAGAATTGCACTGGACGGTATTATAGTGGTCAG CATGGAAATTTCACGACCTCAAGATGCTGATGGCTTGGACGAgaaattaaaagggaaaataaaaatcacaaCACGTTGCTTGTGGCTTGACAAAGGAAAGCTTTTGGATGCCCTCCACAAGGCTGCCGATGCTTCACTCTCTGGTTGTCCTGTAAATTGTCCTCTAGCCCACGTGGAAAGAACTGTGTCCGAGGTTTTGAGAAAAATGGTACGAAAGTACAGTAGTAAAAGGCCAGATGTCATTGTAATTGCTTCAGAAAATCCCGAAGCAGTTCTCCTTCATGATCTGGACGCAAGGCTATCTGGTGAATTGCGTGTTGGTATTGAGATGTCAGATGGTCATCCGAAAAGGAGACGACCAACTGAGATACAAGAGGAAGATGGCAGCAGCAGGATCCATCCATTAAACAACACACAACAAGAATTAT GTGAACGTATTCAAGATGAAAGACTGCTATTTGAGGAAGCCACGACTTCAGGTTCTGAGTCGCAAGAGAAGCCTTCTGTCAATTCCGAGTTAGATGATTTCCGGAAGTCATCCATACTATCATCACCGACTGGTCTGGTAGTAGAAGATAGCAATGGTTCTATTCCACAGGAGGAACATAGGGAGAAGAATGCGAAAGAGAGTGAGGTTCATGACTGCGTTGAAATTCCGACATCAGGATTAAAATCTTCTGAGCCTGCAAAACAGAACAAGTGGACACCTGATGAGGTTATGAAGCTAATTGATATGCGTGGGCAACTCCATAGCAGATTCCAAGTTGTGAAGCGGCGAATGTCTCTTTGGGAAGAGATATCTTCGAATCTGCTGGCTGATGGGATTAATCGAACTCCTGGGCAGTGCAGATCTCAGTGGACATCTCTGGTTAAGAAATACAAG GAAAGCAAGAGTGACGAGCAAAGTAAGAAAAGCTGGCCTTACTTTGAGGACATGAACAAGATTTTATCTGATTTGGAGGCACCAGCAACATGA